From Draconibacterium halophilum, one genomic window encodes:
- a CDS encoding translation factor GTPase family protein — protein MFKFGDKEQKISVRAVEEHELEWGGKLIFVNSIVGGSIDARFLPAILKGIMEKIEQGPLTGSYARDIIVYVYDGKMHPVDSNEISFKLAGRNAFSQAFKNAGPKILEPILDLNVWVPSDRMGDAMSDLQGRRAMIMGMGSEQGMEKITAKVPQKEMYKYTTSLSSITGGRGVFSISFDGYEKVPADVQEELLKAYEEEQDEE, from the coding sequence ATGTTCAAATTTGGCGATAAGGAACAAAAAATTTCAGTACGCGCTGTTGAAGAGCACGAGTTAGAATGGGGCGGCAAGCTTATTTTTGTAAACAGTATTGTTGGTGGATCAATCGATGCACGTTTTTTACCGGCTATTCTGAAAGGAATTATGGAAAAAATAGAACAAGGCCCACTTACCGGTTCGTATGCCCGCGATATTATCGTTTATGTTTACGACGGGAAAATGCACCCGGTTGACTCGAACGAAATTTCATTTAAACTTGCCGGACGTAATGCATTTAGCCAGGCCTTTAAAAATGCCGGGCCTAAAATTCTTGAGCCTATTCTCGACCTTAATGTTTGGGTGCCATCGGATCGCATGGGTGATGCAATGAGTGACCTGCAGGGACGTCGTGCCATGATTATGGGTATGGGCTCGGAACAAGGCATGGAAAAGATTACTGCCAAAGTGCCACAAAAAGAGATGTACAAATACACCACGTCGCTGAGTTCGATTACCGGTGGTAGAGGTGTATTCAGCATAAGTTTCGACGGATACGAAAAAGTACCTGCTGATGTACAGGAAGAACTGCTTAAAGCGTACGAAGAAGAGCAGGACGAAGAATAG
- a CDS encoding GTP-binding protein: MKVYKTDEVRNIALVGNAGSGKTTLAEAMLLEGGVINRKGDVGTKNTVSDYNPIEQDYGNSVFSTLMHTEYNGKKINIMDTPGMDDLCGGVVSSLSVTALGVLTVNATNGIEAGTEAAARHAKKANTPLIVVFNQLDHDNSNYDSTLEQCKTAFGNKTTIVQYPVDAGPNFSAIIDVLKMKMYTYKDESGKPEISDIPEAELEKAEELHNELVEKAAENEEALMELYFDKGTLTEDEMRKGIKLGMLDLTLYPVFCTTAKKSIGVGRLMEFITNIAPAPKEKKMTKIISGKEVKMDASEAPSVFVFKTAVEPHVGEITYFKVMSGVVKEGLDLINSKTGNKERLSQVFVPDGKSREKVDELHAGDLGCTVKLKETRFNQTLAAKELGTEFAPIVFPTPRHTVAAKAVADADDEKVGEVLSKIKYEDPTYVIEYSKELKQQLIHAQGEYHLNVLKWYFDNVHKVDVEYQRPRIPYRETITKPAQADYRHKKQSGVPVSLAKYT, translated from the coding sequence ATGAAAGTTTATAAAACCGATGAAGTTCGGAACATTGCGTTAGTAGGGAATGCGGGCAGTGGGAAAACCACCCTTGCAGAAGCTATGCTGCTCGAGGGTGGAGTAATTAACCGTAAGGGTGATGTTGGTACAAAAAATACGGTATCAGACTACAACCCCATTGAGCAGGATTATGGCAATTCTGTTTTTTCAACGCTGATGCACACTGAATACAACGGGAAGAAAATAAATATAATGGACACCCCTGGGATGGACGATCTTTGTGGAGGTGTTGTTTCGTCGCTAAGCGTTACCGCACTTGGTGTACTTACTGTTAATGCTACAAACGGAATTGAGGCCGGCACCGAAGCTGCGGCACGCCATGCTAAAAAAGCAAATACTCCACTTATTGTGGTTTTCAATCAACTCGATCACGATAATTCGAATTACGACAGCACACTTGAACAATGTAAAACTGCCTTTGGTAATAAAACAACCATTGTTCAGTACCCGGTTGATGCAGGTCCAAACTTTTCGGCCATTATTGATGTACTTAAAATGAAAATGTACACCTACAAAGATGAAAGTGGCAAACCTGAAATCAGTGATATTCCTGAAGCCGAACTTGAAAAGGCCGAAGAACTGCACAACGAATTAGTTGAAAAAGCAGCAGAAAACGAGGAAGCTTTAATGGAGCTTTACTTCGACAAAGGAACACTTACCGAAGATGAAATGCGCAAAGGGATTAAGCTTGGCATGCTTGATTTAACACTATACCCTGTATTTTGTACAACTGCGAAGAAAAGTATTGGTGTTGGCCGCCTGATGGAGTTTATTACCAACATTGCTCCGGCACCAAAAGAAAAGAAAATGACTAAAATTATTTCTGGTAAAGAAGTAAAAATGGATGCTTCGGAAGCACCAAGCGTTTTTGTTTTTAAAACTGCCGTTGAGCCACACGTTGGCGAGATCACTTATTTTAAAGTAATGTCGGGAGTTGTGAAAGAAGGACTGGACCTCATCAACTCGAAAACCGGCAATAAAGAACGTTTATCGCAGGTATTTGTGCCCGATGGCAAAAGCCGCGAGAAAGTAGACGAACTGCATGCCGGCGACTTGGGTTGCACCGTTAAGCTAAAAGAAACACGGTTTAACCAAACATTGGCAGCAAAAGAACTCGGAACCGAATTTGCACCAATTGTATTTCCAACGCCACGTCATACTGTGGCAGCAAAAGCTGTTGCCGACGCTGACGATGAAAAGGTTGGCGAAGTATTAAGCAAAATTAAATACGAAGATCCTACCTACGTAATTGAATACTCGAAAGAACTAAAACAACAACTGATACATGCCCAGGGGGAATACCACCTCAATGTATTAAAATGGTACTTCGATAACGTACATAAAGTTGATGTGGAATACCAAAGACCCAGAATTCCATATCGCGAAACCATTACCAAACCCGCTCAGGCCGATTACCGCCACAAAAAACAATCGGGGGTGCCGGTCAGTTTGGCGAAGTACACATGA
- a CDS encoding DUF2061 domain-containing protein produces the protein MTKRRANRKTGEKKRRSIVKTLSWRTIGTIDTILISWIVVGDINFAITIGGVELFTKMALYFFHERAWNKINFGRVKDTPIEYEI, from the coding sequence ATGACAAAAAGAAGAGCAAACAGGAAAACAGGTGAAAAAAAACGCAGGAGTATTGTAAAAACGCTTTCGTGGCGAACAATTGGAACGATTGATACCATTTTAATCTCATGGATTGTAGTGGGCGATATAAATTTTGCAATTACTATTGGTGGAGTTGAGCTCTTTACGAAAATGGCCTTGTACTTTTTTCACGAGCGTGCCTGGAACAAAATCAACTTCGGACGGGTTAAAGATACACCTATTGAATACGAAATTTAA
- a CDS encoding precorrin-2 dehydrogenase/sirohydrochlorin ferrochelatase family protein: MAVKNFLPIAIDIANQKILIVGGGQSAYSKLKILQRHNAEVEILAIKVCDEIKNSDVKYTEAPYHKKYLKDYLMLYSCSNNEELDRQIEKDCREEKVLVNIHDKPDRCQFVSPAIYRHGNISVAVSSNGENVYESIRIRNLIKDKLHIED; encoded by the coding sequence ATGGCAGTTAAGAATTTTTTACCGATTGCAATTGATATTGCCAACCAGAAAATACTGATCGTTGGCGGCGGACAAAGTGCTTACAGTAAACTTAAGATTTTGCAACGCCACAATGCCGAAGTTGAAATACTGGCCATTAAAGTGTGCGATGAAATAAAAAACAGCGACGTGAAATACACGGAAGCACCCTACCATAAGAAATATTTAAAAGACTATTTAATGCTTTATTCCTGTTCCAATAACGAAGAGCTCGACCGGCAAATAGAAAAAGACTGCCGCGAGGAAAAGGTATTAGTTAATATTCATGATAAACCAGATCGCTGTCAATTTGTTTCACCTGCTATCTACCGGCATGGAAATATTTCGGTGGCGGTAAGCTCCAATGGCGAGAATGTTTATGAATCGATAAGAATAAGAAATTTAATAAAAGATAAGTTGCACATTGAAGATTGA
- a CDS encoding assimilatory sulfite reductase (NADPH) flavoprotein subunit, whose protein sequence is MSLKTNPLNDAQLSALGQLVEGLNKEQTIWLNGYFEGRLAALGGVKVPLAESTAAAAPAPQSTIKLTILFGTETGHSQGLAEKLGEKASFKGIDAQVLSLYDYNYKKLHDEENVAIIVSTHGEGDPPDMAEDFYKYVTGKRAPQLDGVNYSVLALGDKTYKHFCKTGEEIDEALKSRGGYRITAAVKCDVDYEQPSETWMNNFLLNLSPAETPEPVNGNAPAAVSEGGFGEEFSKSNPYMATVLEKVRITGNDSDKEVYHVELSLEGSGLEYEPGDSLGIFTKNPKPLVEDILAFTGFDPEQKVDVGEDEMSIKEALSHHLEITMLTFDLLNKYQEKTENAELAKLLADDAALDEYLYGHDVLDLLEDYPYEWNAHKLVEVLRPIPARLYSISSSMESVGEEVHVTVSVVRYERKNRKRNGACSSHLADSIEIDGQIPVYIDKNPSFKLPANGSKIIMVGAGTGVAPYRAFMQHRESLGIKGESWLFFGDRRFNSDFLYQTEWQKLKKNETLTKIDVAFSRDQEEKVYVQHKLKEQQREVFDWLENGAHLYLCGDMKYMAKDVNKALLDIIQTQGGVSEKQAEKYVKNLKREKRFQTDVY, encoded by the coding sequence ATGAGTTTAAAAACAAATCCATTAAATGATGCACAGTTAAGTGCTTTAGGCCAGTTGGTTGAAGGCTTGAATAAAGAACAGACCATATGGCTGAATGGTTATTTTGAAGGGCGACTGGCAGCCCTTGGCGGTGTTAAAGTTCCGCTTGCCGAAAGTACAGCAGCTGCTGCTCCGGCACCTCAAAGTACAATTAAGCTTACCATATTGTTTGGTACCGAAACCGGACATTCACAAGGTTTGGCCGAAAAATTAGGAGAAAAGGCTTCGTTTAAAGGAATTGATGCCCAGGTTTTAAGTTTGTACGATTACAATTACAAAAAACTGCATGATGAAGAAAATGTAGCCATAATTGTCAGTACGCATGGAGAAGGAGATCCGCCGGATATGGCCGAAGATTTTTACAAATACGTAACCGGGAAACGCGCGCCACAGCTCGATGGTGTAAACTATTCGGTGTTGGCGCTGGGCGACAAAACGTACAAGCACTTTTGTAAAACAGGCGAAGAGATTGATGAGGCACTTAAGAGCCGGGGAGGTTACCGTATTACAGCAGCCGTAAAATGCGATGTGGATTACGAACAACCATCAGAAACGTGGATGAACAACTTTTTGCTGAATCTTTCACCGGCCGAAACACCGGAGCCTGTTAATGGCAATGCTCCGGCTGCAGTTTCGGAAGGAGGTTTCGGAGAGGAGTTCTCGAAATCAAATCCATACATGGCAACGGTTTTGGAAAAAGTTAGGATTACCGGAAACGATTCAGACAAGGAAGTGTACCATGTAGAACTTTCGCTGGAAGGATCGGGGCTTGAATATGAGCCGGGCGATTCGCTGGGAATTTTCACTAAAAATCCGAAGCCTTTGGTTGAGGATATTCTGGCATTCACTGGTTTTGATCCGGAACAGAAAGTTGATGTTGGTGAGGATGAAATGAGTATAAAAGAAGCTTTGTCGCATCATCTTGAAATTACAATGCTGACTTTTGATCTGCTGAATAAATACCAGGAAAAAACAGAAAATGCTGAGCTGGCAAAATTACTTGCCGACGATGCGGCGCTCGATGAATACTTGTATGGACATGATGTACTCGATCTGTTGGAAGATTACCCCTACGAATGGAACGCACATAAACTGGTTGAGGTGCTCCGCCCGATTCCGGCCCGATTGTATTCTATTTCTTCGAGTATGGAAAGTGTAGGAGAAGAGGTTCATGTAACAGTTTCTGTTGTACGTTACGAACGTAAAAACCGCAAACGAAACGGAGCATGTTCGTCGCACCTGGCCGATAGCATTGAGATTGACGGGCAGATTCCGGTTTACATCGACAAAAATCCGTCGTTTAAATTGCCGGCCAACGGATCTAAAATAATCATGGTTGGCGCCGGAACCGGCGTAGCTCCATATCGTGCATTTATGCAACATCGCGAAAGTTTGGGCATTAAAGGCGAGTCGTGGTTGTTTTTTGGCGACCGTCGTTTTAATTCCGATTTCCTTTACCAAACCGAGTGGCAAAAATTAAAGAAGAACGAAACTCTAACCAAAATAGATGTAGCTTTTAGTCGCGACCAGGAAGAAAAAGTATACGTGCAGCACAAGCTTAAAGAGCAGCAAAGGGAGGTGTTTGATTGGCTGGAGAACGGAGCTCATCTTTATCTGTGTGGCGATATGAAATACATGGCCAAAGACGTAAACAAGGCTTTACTTGATATTATTCAAACCCAGGGTGGTGTTAGTGAAAAACAAGCCGAAAAATATGTGAAAAATTTGAAGCGTGAAAAACGTTTCCAGACCGATGTTTATTAA
- the cysI gene encoding assimilatory sulfite reductase (NADPH) hemoprotein subunit: protein MSENINWQELSEVEKLKYESNFLRGTLPESLSDPITGAISDGDTQISKFHGIYQQSDRDIDKERKSQKLEPAYSFLIRLRMPGGKFTPEQWLKMDELSEKYANGTLKLTTRQTFQLHGVLKRNLKATIKGMNDSLMDTIAACGDVNRNVMSHANPAQSSFHAEVIETAKKISEHLLPKTNAYHEIWLDKKLVADSKEEVEPLYGNRYLPRKFKIGIVIPPHNDCDVFSQDLGFIAIIEDGKIVGYNIAVGGGLGTTFGKPETYPRTGTVIGFCTPDQIIDVAEKVVAVQRDNGNRKDRKQARLKYTIDRIGVEEFTAELTKYLGSELEPERPYSLDRNGDDFGWIKGSDKKWHLTYFVEGGRVLDRGEYKLKTALREISQVIDGDIILTGNQNLIISGVSTKAKNQVDALLNTYGVSPEDISGLRKNSIACVALPTCPLAFAEAERYLPDLVSKIETILNEHELGKEEIVIRMTGCPNGCGRPYLAEIGLIGKSPGYYNLYLGGSFNGSRLNTLYKQTINEEEILNELRLIIADFAANRKDGEHFGDFVIRKNYVEEIKEGKDFKH from the coding sequence ATGAGTGAAAATATTAACTGGCAAGAGCTTTCAGAAGTTGAAAAGCTCAAATACGAAAGTAACTTCCTACGCGGAACTTTGCCTGAGAGTCTGTCTGATCCGATTACCGGGGCAATCTCGGATGGCGATACACAAATTTCAAAATTTCATGGCATCTATCAGCAGTCGGATCGCGATATTGACAAGGAACGAAAAAGTCAGAAGCTCGAACCTGCTTATTCTTTTCTTATCCGTTTGCGTATGCCTGGTGGAAAATTTACACCGGAGCAATGGCTGAAGATGGATGAGTTATCGGAGAAATATGCCAACGGTACTTTAAAGTTGACTACACGGCAAACCTTTCAGTTGCATGGCGTTCTGAAACGGAATTTGAAAGCGACCATAAAAGGAATGAATGATAGCCTGATGGATACCATCGCGGCTTGTGGCGACGTAAACCGTAATGTGATGAGCCATGCCAACCCGGCGCAGTCGTCGTTTCATGCTGAAGTGATTGAAACGGCCAAGAAAATAAGCGAACACCTTTTGCCAAAAACCAATGCGTATCACGAAATATGGCTGGATAAAAAACTGGTGGCCGATAGTAAAGAGGAAGTGGAGCCCTTGTATGGTAATCGTTATCTGCCTCGTAAATTTAAAATTGGAATTGTAATTCCTCCGCATAACGATTGCGATGTTTTTTCGCAGGATTTGGGCTTTATTGCCATTATTGAAGACGGAAAAATTGTTGGCTATAATATTGCTGTTGGCGGTGGTTTGGGAACCACTTTTGGGAAACCCGAAACTTATCCGAGAACCGGAACTGTAATTGGTTTTTGTACACCCGATCAGATCATTGATGTAGCAGAAAAAGTAGTTGCGGTACAACGCGATAACGGTAACCGCAAAGACCGAAAACAAGCCCGTTTGAAATACACCATCGACCGAATAGGAGTGGAGGAATTTACTGCCGAGTTAACCAAATATTTAGGATCTGAACTAGAGCCCGAAAGACCGTATTCTTTAGACCGGAACGGCGATGATTTTGGCTGGATAAAAGGCAGCGACAAAAAATGGCACCTTACTTATTTTGTTGAAGGTGGCCGCGTACTCGACCGCGGTGAGTACAAATTAAAAACAGCGCTGCGTGAAATTTCACAAGTAATCGACGGCGACATTATTCTTACCGGAAATCAGAACCTGATCATCTCGGGAGTAAGTACAAAAGCGAAGAACCAGGTTGACGCTTTGCTAAATACCTATGGTGTATCTCCGGAAGATATTTCAGGTTTACGAAAAAATTCTATCGCTTGTGTGGCTTTACCAACTTGTCCGCTGGCTTTTGCTGAGGCCGAGCGTTACCTGCCCGATTTAGTATCTAAAATTGAAACTATTCTGAATGAACACGAGCTCGGCAAAGAAGAAATTGTAATTAGAATGACTGGCTGCCCAAATGGTTGCGGACGTCCGTACCTGGCCGAAATTGGCCTGATCGGGAAGTCGCCGGGCTACTACAACTTATACCTTGGTGGAAGTTTTAACGGATCGCGGTTGAACACGCTTTACAAGCAAACCATAAACGAGGAAGAGATACTGAACGAGCTGCGTCTGATAATTGCTGATTTTGCAGCAAATCGAAAGGATGGTGAGCATTTTGGCGACTTTGTCATCCGCAAAAACTATGTGGAGGAAATTAAAGAAGGCAAGGATTTTAAACACTAA
- a CDS encoding Rossmann-fold NAD(P)-binding domain-containing protein — MRRTVSILGCGWLGTALGRSFLRKGWKVKGSVASTQSYNRLEVSGISAFYVKAKPKSLTVDYNSFFNTDVLIISIPPTRTDCVEDSFPQKIEQVITKVEELSIKKVIFISSTSVYQSKNTEVKEGDEGTPEKASGRALLKAEKLLLENPAFQTTVIRFGGLIGYDRNPARFVQGRNKPVQDAPVNLIHRDDCINIVTQIIEKDIWGEVFNAASPEHPGRNEFYAKAAKISELPVPEFSKEKGDYKVINSDKLIHALDYKFAYQSPMDYLKEVEEWTYRI; from the coding sequence ATGAGAAGAACAGTATCGATATTAGGTTGCGGATGGTTAGGAACGGCATTGGGACGGTCATTTCTCCGAAAAGGTTGGAAAGTTAAAGGCTCGGTAGCTTCAACGCAAAGTTACAACCGACTTGAGGTGAGTGGAATTAGTGCATTTTATGTGAAAGCCAAACCGAAATCGCTGACCGTAGATTACAATAGTTTTTTCAATACCGATGTGCTTATTATCAGCATTCCGCCAACGCGAACCGATTGTGTGGAGGACTCATTTCCACAAAAAATTGAGCAGGTGATTACCAAAGTCGAAGAGCTGAGCATTAAAAAAGTGATTTTCATTTCTTCAACTTCAGTTTACCAGTCGAAAAATACAGAAGTGAAAGAAGGCGATGAAGGAACGCCGGAGAAAGCCAGTGGCAGGGCTTTGCTGAAAGCGGAAAAACTGCTGCTGGAAAACCCGGCATTTCAAACAACGGTAATTCGTTTTGGGGGTTTGATCGGTTACGACCGCAATCCGGCACGTTTTGTACAAGGCCGCAATAAGCCAGTTCAAGATGCTCCTGTAAATCTTATCCATCGCGACGACTGTATAAATATTGTCACTCAAATCATTGAAAAGGATATTTGGGGCGAGGTGTTTAATGCGGCAAGCCCGGAGCATCCCGGCCGAAATGAGTTTTATGCCAAAGCTGCAAAAATTAGCGAATTGCCTGTCCCGGAATTTTCAAAAGAAAAAGGAGATTATAAGGTGATTAACAGCGATAAACTCATTCATGCATTGGATTATAAGTTTGCATATCAGAGTCCAATGGACTATTTAAAAGAAGTGGAAGAGTGGACCTACAGAATTTAG
- the cobA gene encoding uroporphyrinogen-III C-methyltransferase, whose protein sequence is MDLQNLGMEQLGKVYIVGAGPGPADLLTVKAHNCIKEADVILYDALISRDVRALFPENAELIFVGKRAGDGVDVTERQNSIHQKIEKYAKQGKVVVRVKSGDPMIFSRGAEETSFLEEKNISFELVPGISAFNAASAEFGIPLTDRRGSNSLHLLSGRDVAGKLLSVKQLVSILENRGTAVIYMGTKVLEEIYEALDTVHRECIQATIVSRSGRWDAQKVKGTLEEMVALNSETPVKTPALIYLRMEC, encoded by the coding sequence GTGGACCTACAGAATTTAGGGATGGAACAGTTGGGTAAAGTATATATTGTAGGTGCAGGCCCCGGACCGGCAGATTTGCTCACCGTAAAAGCGCATAATTGTATTAAAGAGGCAGATGTGATTTTATACGATGCGTTGATTTCGCGCGATGTTCGCGCGCTTTTTCCTGAAAATGCAGAACTTATTTTTGTGGGTAAACGTGCTGGGGACGGGGTAGACGTTACGGAACGGCAAAACTCGATTCACCAAAAAATTGAAAAGTATGCCAAGCAGGGGAAAGTCGTGGTTCGTGTAAAATCGGGCGATCCGATGATCTTTAGCCGGGGAGCCGAAGAAACTTCGTTTCTGGAGGAAAAGAATATTTCTTTTGAATTGGTACCTGGGATTTCGGCGTTTAATGCAGCATCAGCCGAATTTGGTATTCCGTTAACCGACCGGCGAGGAAGCAACTCGCTGCACCTGCTTTCGGGGCGCGATGTTGCCGGAAAACTGTTGAGCGTAAAACAACTGGTAAGTATTCTTGAAAACCGCGGGACTGCCGTAATTTATATGGGAACCAAAGTGCTTGAGGAAATATATGAAGCACTGGACACGGTTCACAGGGAGTGTATTCAGGCTACGATTGTTTCGCGTTCGGGTAGATGGGATGCGCAAAAGGTTAAAGGAACATTGGAAGAAATGGTTGCTTTGAATAGTGAAACTCCGGTAAAAACTCCGGCTTTGATTTATCTGCGAATGGAATGTTGA
- the hemE gene encoding uroporphyrinogen decarboxylase: MEKGIFIKTLEGQKTERPPVWFMRQAGRVLPSYLEMRKQYSFKELMRDPELAAKVTLLPVHELGVDAAILFSDILVIPEAMGMDLTFTDSGPRFAKALKDLDDPMTLINPDATKLGYIYDVIDKIQETKPADFPLIGFCGAPFTTLCYMVQGLGTNHTFPDAVSLLYKNKNRAKQLLGAITELSIEYALNQVKHGVAAFQIFETHAGLIPADLYMELIMPFVRKISAAVMKTGTPTIFLPKGLGTGLKQLQPDDANFISVDWQVPIKEAREMIPHNMGVQGNLDPRILFADQKVIEAKLQEYLKFGAKYNKWIFNVGHGFVPGIPVENAKFVVDWIKNANWNR; the protein is encoded by the coding sequence ATGGAAAAAGGAATTTTTATAAAAACACTGGAAGGGCAAAAAACGGAAAGGCCTCCGGTTTGGTTTATGCGTCAGGCTGGAAGAGTTTTGCCGTCGTACCTTGAAATGCGAAAACAGTACAGTTTTAAAGAACTGATGCGCGATCCGGAACTGGCGGCCAAAGTTACACTGCTTCCGGTACACGAATTGGGCGTGGATGCAGCCATTCTTTTTTCCGACATCCTTGTTATTCCCGAGGCAATGGGAATGGATCTGACATTCACGGATTCGGGGCCACGATTTGCTAAGGCACTGAAAGATCTGGATGATCCGATGACACTCATCAACCCCGATGCGACAAAATTGGGTTACATCTATGATGTTATCGATAAAATTCAGGAAACCAAACCAGCGGATTTTCCTTTGATCGGTTTCTGCGGAGCTCCGTTTACCACACTTTGTTACATGGTTCAGGGATTAGGTACCAACCACACCTTTCCCGATGCGGTTTCGCTTCTTTATAAAAACAAAAATCGGGCAAAACAACTGTTAGGTGCCATTACCGAGTTATCGATTGAGTATGCGCTGAACCAGGTAAAACATGGCGTTGCAGCTTTTCAGATTTTTGAAACACACGCCGGACTTATTCCTGCTGATTTGTACATGGAACTCATTATGCCGTTTGTTCGAAAAATATCAGCGGCAGTGATGAAAACTGGGACTCCAACCATTTTCTTACCGAAAGGTTTGGGAACCGGATTAAAACAGTTACAACCCGACGATGCCAATTTTATTAGTGTCGACTGGCAAGTACCTATTAAAGAAGCACGCGAAATGATCCCGCATAACATGGGCGTTCAGGGAAATCTTGATCCGCGTATTTTGTTTGCTGATCAGAAAGTAATTGAAGCAAAATTGCAGGAATATCTTAAGTTTGGTGCCAAATATAACAAATGGATTTTTAATGTAGGTCATGGATTTGTTCCCGGCATTCCGGTTGAAAATGCTAAATTCGTTGTCGACTGGATTAAAAATGCAAACTGGAATAGATAA
- the hemL gene encoding glutamate-1-semialdehyde 2,1-aminomutase: MQFSKSIEAFKQAQLSIPGGVNSPVRAFKSVNLNPVFIDSAKGSQIVDIDGNQYTDFVSSWGPLIFGHAHPEIVSAINEAAQKGTSYGAPTLYETEMAELIVKMVPSIEKVRMVNSGTEATMSAARLARGYTGRDKIVKFAGNFHGHGDSFLIKAGSGAITLGLPDSPGVTKGNAKDTLLADYNDLASVEKLFKENGENIAAIIVEPVAGNMGVVLPEKGFLEGLREIATKNGALLIFDEVITGFRLAKGGAQEYFNVMPDITTLGKIIGGGLPVGAYGGKKEIMDRLAPEGPVYQAGTLSGNPLAMAAGSTMLKMIMNTSGFYQELERKAKKLEEGIRNNIKETRISAVINRVGSMMTLFFTDEEKVSSFDESMSSDTARYAEYFKLSLESGIYIAPSQFECLFVSYAHSDEDIDKIIAANLNALKRLA; encoded by the coding sequence ATGCAGTTTTCAAAAAGTATAGAAGCATTCAAACAAGCGCAGCTAAGTATTCCGGGAGGTGTTAATTCTCCGGTACGTGCATTTAAAAGTGTCAATCTAAATCCTGTTTTTATCGACAGCGCCAAAGGATCACAAATTGTCGATATCGACGGTAATCAGTATACTGATTTTGTATCGTCGTGGGGACCACTAATCTTTGGTCATGCGCATCCAGAAATTGTGTCGGCCATTAACGAAGCCGCACAAAAAGGAACCAGCTACGGTGCTCCAACTTTGTACGAAACCGAAATGGCAGAGCTGATCGTTAAAATGGTGCCATCAATAGAAAAAGTGCGCATGGTTAACTCCGGAACCGAAGCAACAATGAGTGCGGCACGACTGGCACGCGGCTACACCGGTCGGGATAAAATTGTAAAGTTCGCAGGAAATTTCCACGGGCACGGCGACAGTTTTCTGATTAAAGCAGGATCGGGTGCTATTACGCTGGGATTACCTGACAGTCCGGGCGTAACGAAAGGAAATGCAAAGGATACTTTATTGGCAGATTATAACGATCTGGCTTCCGTAGAAAAACTTTTTAAAGAAAATGGCGAAAATATTGCCGCAATAATTGTTGAACCGGTTGCCGGAAATATGGGTGTTGTTCTTCCTGAAAAAGGATTTTTGGAAGGCCTGCGTGAAATCGCCACTAAAAATGGTGCATTGCTAATTTTTGACGAGGTAATCACCGGCTTCCGCTTGGCAAAAGGCGGTGCACAGGAATACTTCAATGTAATGCCCGATATTACCACGCTGGGGAAAATTATTGGTGGTGGATTGCCCGTTGGCGCTTATGGCGGCAAAAAAGAAATTATGGATCGGCTGGCTCCGGAAGGACCAGTTTACCAGGCAGGAACACTGTCGGGAAATCCATTGGCAATGGCTGCCGGAAGCACGATGCTGAAAATGATTATGAACACTTCGGGTTTTTACCAGGAATTGGAAAGAAAAGCGAAAAAGCTGGAAGAAGGTATTCGAAACAATATAAAAGAAACCAGAATTAGCGCAGTTATAAATCGTGTGGGATCGATGATGACCTTGTTTTTCACCGACGAAGAAAAAGTAAGCTCATTTGATGAATCGATGAGTTCTGATACTGCTCGTTATGCCGAGTATTTTAAACTCTCGCTGGAAAGTGGAATTTACATTGCACCGTCGCAATTTGAGTGTTTGTTTGTTTCGTATGCACATTCAGATGAAGACATCGATAAGATTATTGCAGCCAATTTAAACGCTTTAAAACGATTAGCTTAA